Proteins from one Microbacterium sp. Root553 genomic window:
- the metX gene encoding homoserine O-acetyltransferase MetX: protein MDWQTTSEDTVPSAPVSEADVRLLRARPPATGAWRDGDPVGGRRFASFGSFPTESGAELPAIRLAYESWGELNAARDNAILVLHALTGDSHIRGDAGAGHPTAGWWESITGPGAALDTDRWFVIAPNMLGGCQGSTGPASIAPSGYEWASRFPYLTIRDQVAAQVRLADALGIDSWAAVIGGSMGGMHALEWAVTHPERVERLGVLSSPPATTADQIALNTVQLETIRMDPRFQGGEYYDLADGDGPHRGLALARRMALLNYRSPIELNQRFQRSWQSGVSPLGHGGRFAVESYLDFHGNKFTRRFDANSYITLVEAMNSHDVGRDRGGVEEALRGITATTLVLGIDSDRLFPVDGQHRIARSIPRTLDGDEAVVLTSDFGHDGFLIETEAVGAHLRRLLAT, encoded by the coding sequence ATGGACTGGCAGACGACCTCTGAAGACACGGTGCCCTCGGCGCCCGTGAGCGAGGCCGACGTGCGCCTGCTGCGCGCGCGCCCCCCGGCGACCGGCGCCTGGCGCGACGGCGATCCCGTCGGCGGTCGTCGCTTCGCTTCGTTCGGCTCCTTCCCGACCGAGAGCGGAGCAGAGCTCCCTGCCATCCGACTCGCCTACGAGAGCTGGGGGGAGCTGAACGCGGCCCGCGACAATGCGATCCTCGTGCTGCACGCCCTCACCGGCGACAGCCACATCCGCGGCGACGCGGGCGCGGGGCATCCGACCGCCGGCTGGTGGGAGAGCATCACCGGACCCGGTGCCGCTCTCGACACGGATCGCTGGTTCGTGATCGCCCCGAACATGCTCGGCGGATGCCAGGGGTCGACAGGTCCCGCGAGCATCGCGCCGTCGGGGTACGAGTGGGCGTCCCGCTTCCCGTATCTGACCATCCGCGATCAGGTCGCCGCCCAGGTGCGACTCGCCGACGCCCTGGGGATCGACTCGTGGGCGGCGGTGATCGGCGGATCGATGGGCGGAATGCACGCTCTGGAATGGGCGGTCACGCACCCCGAGCGGGTCGAGCGGCTCGGAGTGCTCTCGTCACCGCCGGCGACCACCGCCGACCAGATCGCGCTGAACACCGTGCAGCTCGAGACGATCCGGATGGATCCGCGGTTCCAGGGAGGCGAGTACTACGACCTGGCCGACGGCGACGGCCCGCATCGCGGCCTCGCTCTGGCGCGTCGCATGGCGCTGCTGAACTACCGCAGCCCGATCGAGCTCAACCAGCGATTCCAGCGCTCCTGGCAGTCGGGAGTGTCGCCGCTCGGCCACGGCGGGCGCTTCGCCGTGGAGTCGTACCTCGACTTCCACGGCAACAAGTTCACGCGCCGCTTCGACGCGAACAGCTACATCACGCTCGTCGAGGCGATGAACTCCCATGACGTCGGACGCGACCGCGGGGGCGTCGAGGAGGCGCTGCGAGGCATCACCGCCACCACGCTCGTGCTCGGGATCGACAGCGACCGGCTCTTCCCGGTCGACGGACAGCATCGCATCGCACGCAGCATCCCCCGCACCCTCGACGGAGATGAGGCGGTGGTGCTGACCAGCGACTTCGGGCACGACGGCTTCCTCATCGAGACGGAGGCCGTCGGCGCCCACCTGCGCCGACTGCTCGCGACCTAG
- a CDS encoding NUDIX hydrolase, with amino-acid sequence MSEPDDLPVAGTAVLLRPATGGIEVLLMRRPDRGSFAGAWVFPGGKVETGDRLDGDGEQDDARHAAVRETREEVGLVIADPVALSLWQPPAQAPVRIRTWFFLARAPEAALDLSADEVVDAVWTSPEEALSRHAAGEWTLFPPTWMTLHGLCGMQTVDEALAAAGTARNFTTRVIETPAGTVFEWDGMRLETGSLPWNLVAG; translated from the coding sequence GTGAGCGAGCCCGACGATCTCCCCGTCGCCGGCACGGCCGTGCTGCTGCGTCCCGCGACCGGCGGCATCGAGGTGCTGCTGATGCGGCGACCTGATCGCGGATCGTTCGCCGGCGCGTGGGTCTTCCCCGGAGGCAAGGTGGAGACAGGCGATCGCCTGGACGGGGACGGCGAACAGGACGATGCGCGACACGCGGCGGTGCGCGAGACGCGGGAGGAGGTCGGCCTGGTCATCGCCGATCCGGTCGCCCTGTCGCTGTGGCAGCCGCCGGCGCAGGCTCCCGTGCGCATCCGCACCTGGTTCTTCCTGGCCAGGGCGCCCGAGGCTGCGCTCGACCTCTCGGCCGACGAGGTCGTGGACGCGGTGTGGACCAGCCCGGAAGAGGCGCTGTCACGGCACGCGGCGGGGGAGTGGACGCTCTTCCCGCCCACCTGGATGACGCTGCACGGTCTGTGCGGCATGCAGACCGTCGACGAGGCGCTCGCGGCTGCCGGCACCGCGCGGAACTTCACGACGCGGGTGATCGAGACGCCGGCGGGCACGGTGTTCGAGTGGGACGGGATGCGGCTGGAGACCGGATCGCTGCCCTGGAACCTCGTGGCCGGCTAG
- a CDS encoding thiamine-binding protein — MLIAFSVAPSGTPSDGSERSDASVHDAVAAAVRVVRESGLPHRTTSMFTEIEGPDWDTVMDVVKRATEAVMPFGSRVSLVLKADIRPGYSGELDAKIERLEAAIDESDSR, encoded by the coding sequence ATGCTGATCGCCTTCTCCGTCGCCCCGAGCGGCACACCCTCCGATGGATCGGAGCGCTCCGACGCCTCCGTGCACGACGCGGTGGCCGCTGCGGTCCGCGTCGTGCGCGAGTCCGGTCTGCCGCATCGCACGACGAGCATGTTCACCGAGATCGAAGGCCCGGACTGGGACACGGTGATGGACGTCGTCAAGCGCGCCACCGAGGCCGTGATGCCGTTCGGCTCGCGGGTGTCGCTCGTGCTCAAGGCCGACATCAGGCCCGGATACTCGGGAGAGCTCGACGCGAAGATCGAGCGGCTCGAGGCGGCCATCGACGAGTCCGACAGCCGGTAG
- a CDS encoding endonuclease/exonuclease/phosphatase family protein codes for MRRLHSRRRREWEARTEEHPIAVTTPPPPGRRSTVRAGRVIAVAGLVMLALAVGIWIPGVIGTVAAALLPWCGLALLALAVCALVRARRVLLVLIAPALVWMLAIAPSAPGLAAPGLAAVGADPTASFEIVSQNVRAHSGGAAASAAEIAASGADVIALTELDEGSLAAARDTLAADYPHTYAIGTVAVWSRFPILEAEALSLGLDWKRALRVVVAAPHADVAVYVMHAASVRPGVQEERDTMLTGIADAVAADQGDAIVVVGDFNAASADPALGAIRSQLDWVRPTDGSLGFTWPSTVPLTRIDHVFVRGLDVLASTTMRAGTSDHLATVTTLATTTR; via the coding sequence GTGCGGCGGCTGCACAGTCGGCGGCGTCGAGAATGGGAAGCCCGCACCGAGGAGCATCCCATCGCCGTCACCACACCCCCGCCGCCTGGCCGTCGCTCGACCGTCCGCGCCGGACGGGTCATCGCCGTCGCCGGACTCGTGATGCTGGCACTCGCCGTGGGCATCTGGATACCCGGCGTCATCGGCACCGTGGCCGCGGCTCTGCTGCCGTGGTGCGGCCTCGCCCTGCTCGCCCTCGCGGTGTGCGCCCTCGTCCGGGCCCGGCGGGTACTCCTCGTGCTGATCGCACCCGCTCTCGTCTGGATGCTCGCCATCGCCCCCTCCGCGCCCGGTCTCGCCGCGCCCGGTCTCGCCGCGGTCGGCGCCGACCCGACCGCATCCTTCGAGATCGTCAGCCAGAACGTGCGCGCGCACTCCGGAGGAGCTGCGGCCTCCGCTGCGGAGATCGCCGCATCCGGCGCCGACGTCATCGCCCTGACCGAACTGGACGAAGGCAGCCTGGCGGCCGCACGCGACACGCTGGCCGCCGACTACCCGCACACCTACGCGATCGGGACCGTCGCCGTGTGGAGTCGCTTCCCCATCCTCGAGGCGGAGGCCCTCTCACTCGGGCTCGACTGGAAACGCGCGCTGCGGGTGGTCGTGGCCGCCCCCCACGCCGACGTCGCGGTCTACGTGATGCATGCCGCCTCCGTGCGTCCCGGTGTGCAGGAGGAGCGCGACACCATGCTCACCGGCATCGCGGATGCCGTGGCCGCCGACCAGGGTGACGCGATCGTCGTGGTGGGCGACTTCAACGCCGCATCCGCGGATCCGGCGCTCGGCGCCATCCGGTCGCAGCTCGACTGGGTCAGACCGACCGACGGCTCGCTCGGATTCACCTGGCCCTCGACTGTGCCGTTGACCCGGATCGACCACGTGTTCGTGCGGGGACTGGACGTGCTCGCGTCCACCACGATGCGGGCAGGGACCAGCGACCACCTCGCGACCGTGACCACGCTGGCGACGACGACCCGCTGA
- a CDS encoding MFS transporter, whose translation MNPSTESRGAAKWALLSLAIGSFGIGMTEFVVMGLLPNIADELLPTLWARSPEDALSQAGWLISLYALGVVVGAPTIAGFVARFPRHRVMIGLALALTVFNALTVFLPTFELVGASRFLAGLPHGAYFGIGALVAADVMGPGNRAKGVAFILTGLTVANVVGVPLGTFLGQLWGWRVAFAVVALVFALATVCIILFVPKHPGSPGRTMREELGVFRIPQVWFTLGVGAIGFGGFFAVYSYIAPLVTEVAGSPEWVVPIVLVLMGLGMTAGNLVGGHLADIDLRRTLLFGLVAMAVVFALLAVLAFWIVTLALLVLVVGFVSSVLSPTIQTRLMDVAGDNQSIAAAMNHSALNIGNSLGAFLGGAVIAAGWGFTAPSWTGAALAIAGLVIALLSYRVEARKPVPAAA comes from the coding sequence GTGAATCCCTCGACTGAATCGAGGGGTGCGGCGAAGTGGGCGCTCCTCTCCCTCGCCATCGGCAGCTTCGGCATCGGCATGACCGAGTTCGTCGTCATGGGCCTGCTGCCCAACATCGCCGACGAGCTGCTGCCCACGCTGTGGGCGCGCAGCCCTGAGGACGCGCTGAGCCAGGCCGGCTGGCTGATCTCGCTGTACGCGCTGGGCGTCGTCGTCGGAGCGCCGACGATCGCGGGTTTCGTCGCGCGCTTCCCGCGGCATCGCGTCATGATCGGCCTCGCGCTCGCCCTGACCGTGTTCAACGCCCTGACGGTGTTCCTGCCCACGTTCGAGCTCGTCGGCGCCTCCCGCTTCCTCGCAGGGCTCCCGCACGGGGCGTACTTCGGCATCGGCGCGCTCGTGGCCGCCGACGTGATGGGGCCGGGCAATCGCGCGAAGGGCGTCGCTTTCATCCTCACCGGACTCACGGTCGCGAACGTGGTCGGCGTGCCGCTGGGCACGTTCCTCGGTCAGCTGTGGGGGTGGCGTGTCGCGTTCGCGGTGGTCGCGCTGGTCTTCGCGCTCGCGACGGTCTGCATCATCCTCTTCGTACCGAAGCACCCCGGATCTCCCGGACGCACCATGCGCGAGGAGCTCGGCGTCTTCCGCATCCCGCAGGTCTGGTTCACGCTCGGGGTCGGAGCCATCGGCTTCGGCGGGTTCTTCGCCGTCTACAGCTACATCGCCCCGCTGGTGACGGAGGTCGCCGGTTCCCCCGAGTGGGTCGTGCCGATCGTGCTCGTGCTGATGGGCCTCGGGATGACCGCGGGGAACCTCGTCGGCGGTCATCTCGCCGACATCGACCTGCGGCGCACGCTGCTTTTCGGGCTCGTGGCGATGGCGGTGGTGTTCGCGCTGCTGGCGGTGCTCGCATTCTGGATCGTCACACTCGCGCTGCTCGTGCTCGTCGTGGGCTTCGTGTCGTCGGTGCTCAGCCCGACGATCCAGACGCGGCTGATGGATGTCGCGGGGGACAACCAGTCGATCGCCGCCGCCATGAACCACTCCGCGCTCAACATCGGCAACAGTCTCGGTGCGTTCCTCGGCGGTGCGGTGATCGCTGCGGGGTGGGGCTTCACCGCCCCGTCCTGGACCGGGGCGGCGCTCGCCATCGCCGGTCTGGTGATCGCGCTCCTGTCGTATCGCGTCGAAGCCAGGAAGCCGGTGCCCGCCGCCGCGTGA
- a CDS encoding TetR/AcrR family transcriptional regulator: MTQPVPDLAPLTPGGRRVLDAASRLFYERGIHAVGVDTIAEAAGVTKKTLYDRFGSKEALVVSYLQHRDARWRAHVAAQLERVPEPGPARILSIFDAAISWSDENSPKGCSAINARAELGDGADGHPVFPEVSRQKVWLLDLFEELCTSGGVRDPRAMAQAMMLLYEGAIVTVGMATFAEPFRIARTWADALLTQDLSG; this comes from the coding sequence ATGACACAGCCGGTCCCGGACCTCGCCCCCCTGACCCCCGGCGGACGCCGGGTGCTCGACGCGGCATCGCGGCTCTTCTACGAGCGCGGCATCCACGCCGTCGGCGTCGACACGATCGCGGAGGCGGCCGGCGTCACCAAGAAGACCCTCTACGACCGGTTCGGGTCGAAGGAGGCCCTCGTGGTCTCGTACCTGCAGCACCGCGATGCCCGATGGCGCGCGCATGTCGCCGCGCAGCTCGAGCGAGTTCCCGAGCCCGGACCCGCGCGGATCCTCTCGATCTTCGACGCCGCGATCTCGTGGTCCGATGAGAACAGCCCGAAGGGATGCAGTGCGATCAACGCCCGCGCCGAGCTCGGCGACGGCGCCGACGGCCATCCCGTGTTCCCCGAGGTGTCGCGCCAGAAGGTATGGCTGCTCGATCTGTTCGAGGAGCTGTGCACGTCGGGCGGGGTCCGCGACCCCCGGGCGATGGCGCAGGCGATGATGCTGCTCTACGAGGGGGCGATCGTCACGGTGGGGATGGCGACCTTCGCCGAGCCGTTCCGGATCGCCCGGACCTGGGCGGATGCGCTGCTCACGCAGGATCTATCGGGTTGA
- a CDS encoding bifunctional o-acetylhomoserine/o-acetylserine sulfhydrylase, producing MSAPETWRFETKQIHSGAAPDPVTKARATPIYQTTSYVFDSADHAANLFALAEFGNIYTRIQNPTQDVLEQRLAALEGGTGALVLASGQAASTFAVLNIAQAGDHIVSSSSIYGGTYNLFKYTLAKLGIEVTFVENQDDPEEWRRAVRPNTKLFFAETIGNPQINILDIRTVADVAHEGGVPLIVDNTIATPYLIRPFEHGADIVVHSVTKFLGGHGTTIGGAIIDGGTFEWSKNVERFPGLTEPDPSYHGASYTAAVGDPLAYIIKARVQLLRDLGSAIAPQSAWNLIQGIETLSLRIERHVQNAQEIAEWLDGRDDVASVNYSGLPSSPWYAKANEYAPKGVGAVLSFELKGGVEAGREFVNSLSLFSHLANIGDVRSLVIHPASTTHAQLTPEQQLTAGVTPGLVRLSVGIENIDDLKADLDEALAAARRVSEAARA from the coding sequence ATGTCCGCACCCGAGACCTGGCGTTTCGAGACCAAGCAGATCCACTCCGGCGCTGCTCCCGACCCCGTGACCAAGGCCAGGGCCACGCCGATCTACCAGACCACGTCGTACGTGTTCGACAGCGCGGACCACGCGGCGAACCTGTTCGCCCTGGCGGAGTTCGGGAACATCTACACCCGCATCCAGAACCCCACGCAGGACGTGCTCGAACAGCGCCTCGCCGCGCTGGAGGGGGGCACCGGCGCCCTCGTCCTCGCCAGCGGGCAGGCGGCGTCGACGTTCGCTGTGCTCAACATCGCGCAGGCGGGCGACCACATCGTGTCGTCCAGCTCGATCTACGGCGGCACGTACAACCTCTTCAAGTACACGCTCGCGAAGCTCGGCATCGAGGTCACGTTCGTCGAGAACCAGGACGACCCCGAGGAATGGCGCCGCGCCGTCCGCCCGAACACCAAGCTGTTCTTCGCGGAGACCATCGGCAACCCGCAGATCAACATCCTCGACATCCGCACCGTCGCCGACGTCGCGCACGAGGGCGGCGTGCCGCTGATCGTCGACAACACGATCGCCACCCCGTACCTCATCCGCCCGTTCGAGCACGGCGCCGACATCGTGGTGCACTCCGTGACCAAGTTCCTCGGCGGCCACGGGACGACCATCGGCGGCGCCATCATCGACGGCGGCACGTTCGAGTGGTCCAAGAACGTCGAACGATTCCCCGGTCTCACCGAGCCCGACCCCTCGTACCACGGCGCCAGCTACACCGCTGCGGTCGGCGACCCGCTCGCGTACATCATCAAGGCCCGCGTGCAGCTTCTCCGCGACCTGGGCTCGGCCATCGCCCCGCAGAGCGCCTGGAACCTCATCCAGGGCATCGAGACGCTCTCGCTGCGCATCGAGCGTCACGTGCAGAACGCCCAGGAGATCGCCGAGTGGCTCGACGGCCGCGACGACGTCGCCTCAGTGAACTACTCGGGCCTGCCCTCCTCGCCCTGGTACGCCAAGGCCAACGAGTACGCCCCCAAGGGTGTCGGAGCGGTCCTGTCGTTCGAGCTCAAGGGCGGCGTCGAGGCCGGCCGCGAGTTCGTGAACAGCCTGTCGCTCTTCAGCCACCTCGCCAACATCGGCGACGTGCGCTCGCTGGTGATCCACCCGGCGTCGACCACGCACGCGCAGCTCACCCCCGAGCAGCAGCTCACGGCCGGCGTCACGCCCGGACTCGTGCGTCTGTCTGTCGGCATCGAGAACATCGACGACCTCAAGGCGGACCTCGACGAGGCCCTCGCCGCGGCGCGCCGCGTGTCGGAGGCCGCACGCGCCTGA